catgaggaagaaaggcaaTAAAAGAGCTCACAAACCTGTTCGTCGAGGTTCGGATGGTATGTTAACAGTTCCGCTCGATTTCATTAGTACTGTTACGACGTGTACTGATTGTTGATGTTTCTCTGAAATTACTTAGGCAACTTCATGGACTGGAAGGACCAGTATAAAAACTGTTTCTCAGTCCTGGATGTGAAAAGTCATGCTTTCTTATGCTTGGACTCCAAAGGAAAGTTATACACCTCAGTAAGTAATGGACATGACTTTACATTATTACTTTACGTTATGAAATGCCCTGCCATCAATGAATGAGTCAAAGCAGCTTACGAGTCAATTCACTTCAGAAATTTGCATGAATAAATCAAATCTCTTACAATTCcagtcaaaccttttgaacatcaTACCGGTATGTTTGAAATGTTGTTAAATTAATCACTATTATTCGTACCACAGTGATTCAATCAAAGATCTTGATTGAAGGATTTATCAATGTTTCACATCCTGTTGGAGATTagtgttttaataataataataataataataataataatactttattTAACAGCATTTCCATAGTAGCATGGCTCATCTGTTAATTTAAAACACATATACAGCTagtaaatataatatataatataaatataatgtattaatttagctaattaaataataaaaattgaCAAACATGATATACATACAGAACCTAAGTTTAAATTGCAGAGCCTAGGTTTGAAATCTTTCAATTGCTCTTGACTTAAAAGATCGAGCGCATCTCTTTCATAAATGATTTaggtagcatttttattttattaaaaggtAGGATTTGGAGGATAAAGCACTTATGTCCATATATAGAAGAATCAGATACGATACTAGTGTCCAAGTGTTAATTAGAGTGATTGAAATTTTGGTCTTTTCCAATTTGAATGAAATTGTTTCTGATTAAATTTTTACAAAATTCTCAGttgactttatattttatatatatattctatccacattcactggatatgaggaatcgtgcactctgactggcgactctactactaggatatcagctcatatacctgtaccgtgagtagagaaaaacaaaatggcggcgcgtgctgctgaaccaaccgagaatgaaataaaaactctactcgaaaacaaaccccccccccaaaaaaaaaccccaacaaaatatagaataaaagtatttgatggtaagaaagtacctgctcttttttatttttcaagaattattattatcaccgcATTTTTGacgaattgctcctgtcattttgccagtttatttacattctaagctgaaatgattttgtcggatattttgtataaaataaaaatgctcagtttctcaaaatccagtgaatgtggatagaataaaacagttattccactcaatctcgtcgtacatctcTTATAGCCatgtatcagctcatgtacgactcgatttcgtggaatatctTAAATATTCCTCGTTTAAAATGGTTTGATGCTTTTCAAAGCAGAagaaggtgatgatgatgatgattagatGTTTTAAGAGGTTGATTGACAGATGATCATATACAGTAATTAGCCACCAAACATCTAATCACTGACACAGTTgatgtgacgtgtgtgtgtgtgtgtgtgtgtgtgtgtgtgtgtgcatgtctctcCTCAGGTATTTGCCGGCAACGAGGACTGCCGGTTTCGTCGTGTCAAAAGGCATAAACGCTACAACGTCTTTCACGCCTGTCGGGGCGACGTGCTTTTGGTCAACCATCGTCAAGTTGAAATTTACGCTTGTGATTTAGCGAAGCTGTCTGGCTTCGACTTCTTAAAGCGACATAAAAACCGAACGCACCACAGAAAGAGACGCAGCTGGCAAACTGATCCGTCTGACCCTTTAGGATCCGAGTATCCACATTTAAGCACAATGAGAAACTGGAGAAGTGACCCGGAGCATGGTGGTAACGTATCGAAGGAGACCATTACTTCCATAGATGATCCTTTAGAGGTGTTGCTGTCAAACAGTGCACAAACTCCTACTCAGGAAAAACACAGGGGAAACATAAAAGTCAGATTCTAATCTGAGTCTAATCTTGCCGAAGCCTAATCTTTCACTACGTGCATCCATTGTGGGTTGTACCACAGTTTGTAGCACTGGGATctatgattggtcagaaggtgttgatcttCGAGAACGGCAGATCTGATAGTCGTTCTGACCGCAaaataaatcacaggtttattttaATGCACTTGTTATGATACATTATTAGCTGGCGCAGGGACGTGCATGATGGATGCTTGACATAAACTTAAAATACTTATGTATATCGTGAATgagatgtttatggaaggagactgcagtgtcagcactttgtaacattaAGCTgtacgggttttttttttttctcatgtcaGAACGTCCTTAGGGTTTCATTGTTTCTCACATGACGAACGCAAAAGAGAGACTGGTGAAGAAATAGCTATTTATATCAGCTATAACATAAAagtgataattaacagttattccatgaaattgagtcgtacatggaataacttattctatccacattgactggattttgagaaacagagcatttttacttttattttttgcaaattcgataaataaaaactttatacaaaacgtccgacaaaatcatttcagcttaggatgtaaacaaactgccgaaatgacattagcaatttgtgaaaaatggtagaagaagaagaagaattcttgaaaaattaaaaaagatacgttcttaccatcaaatacttttattccatattttgttgctctttttttttgtattttttggggttttgttttcgagtagagtttttatttcgtcctcggttggttcagcaaaacgctccgacgtttttttttcttctctactcatggtatatgagctgatagcctagtagaagaagaaaaagaagaaacctttattcgtcacatgcacacttcaagcacagtgaaattcatcctctgcatttaacccatctgaagcagtgaacacatgcacacacccagagcagtgggcagagcagtgggcagccacactag
The Neoarius graeffei isolate fNeoGra1 chromosome 8, fNeoGra1.pri, whole genome shotgun sequence genome window above contains:
- the LOC132890266 gene encoding uncharacterized protein LOC132890266, with the protein product MLSVLLLLCWSVLTLHTTATCFHLQRTSLASGANSADPETHQWLEAKSYFMRKKGNKRAHKPVRRGSDGNFMDWKDQYKNCFSVLDVKSHAFLCLDSKGKLYTSVFAGNEDCRFRRVKRHKRYNVFHACRGDVLLVNHRQVEIYACDLAKLSGFDFLKRHKNRTHHRKRRSWQTDPSDPLGSEYPHLSTMRNWRSDPEHGGNVSKETITSIDDPLEVLLSNSAQTPTQEKHRGNIKVRF